From the genome of Brachyhypopomus gauderio isolate BG-103 chromosome 20, BGAUD_0.2, whole genome shotgun sequence, one region includes:
- the LOC143484035 gene encoding acyl-CoA dehydrogenase family member 11 isoform X2 produces the protein MCRTSLHAWSCCAEFFCCQTTAEFQYDKKTVFHPHKAGDLVWLDDPAQHMNKPAPQWKGPFVILKWMDRDGSLGVTYEITDSKDQHSRRLLSLQTMMVAQACLRGNRLLLHMLSRPLTRGSSSSVPFVQADSSPHELDSHSHAPFSRAVIGAFFQEQPILRNPFTQDALLRGYLRRHVPLQEVESDLTRFGQRVVDEIDELGRQSEQNPPQLQQYEAWGRRVDRIITCPAWTRLKHISAQEGMVATGYERRFKEWSRVYQMSKLYLFAPSAGLYTCPLAMTDGAAKVIESLGMPVTEAFERLTTRDEQRFWTSGQWMTERKGGSDVANGTETVAWRQEDGWYQLYGFKWFTSATDADFTLTLARTPGSGGVSLFCAEVWQSDGRTNGVEIQRLKNKLGTRQMPTAELLLDGMRATLLSKEGRGVASIANMLTLTRIHNTVSAVAVMRRITQLSRDYSTKRSVFGKLLKDHSLHIQTLTRLEVETRAAFLLMMEVCRLLGREETGVATERDTHLLRLLTPVAKLYTGKQAVAVVSEGLESFGGQGYIEDTGLPGMLRDAQVLSIWEGTTNVLSLDVLRSISKSSGLVLEAFFSDVKERLHVASPALGPVVLRIGASLSSLAQFIHTAASRPPASLELAARDLAYSLARIYMGVLLVDHASWKGASHTDIYAAERWCEQDLCPVLSGEARGAYSSENQAKDTDLLYEGFEDKA, from the exons ATGTGCAGGACCTCACTGCACGCTTGGAGCTGCTGCGCAGAATTCTTCTGCTGCCAAACAACAGCAGAATTCCAGTATGACAAGAAGACTGTGTTTCACCCTCACAAGGCCGGAGACTTGGTCTGGCTTGATGATCCAGCTCAACACATGAACAAGCCAGCTCCTCAATGGAAGGGACCATTTGTCATCCTCAAATGGATGGACAGAGATGGCAGCTTAGGTGTCACATATGAAATTACCGATTCCAAGGACCAGCATTCCAGACG gcttCTGTCTCTACAAACTATGATGGTTGCTCAGGCATGTCTCCGTGGCAACCGGCTGCTTCTGCACATGCTCAGTAGGCCGTTAACACGGGGCAGTTCCTCCAGTGTTCCGTTTGTCCAGGCTGACTCCTCCCCCCACGAGCTGGACAGCCACTCACACGCACCCTTCTCACGGGCTGTCATCGGAGCCTTCTTCCAGGAACAGCCTATACTCAGAAATCCATTTACCCAGGATGCACTGCTCAGAGGATACCTGCGTAGACACGTGCCTTTGCag GAGGTGGAGTCTGATCTAACCCGGTTTGGCCAGCGTGTTGTTGATGAGATCGATGAGCTGGGGCGCCAGAGTGAGCAGAATCCCCCTCAGTTGCAGCAGTATGAGGCATGGGGTCGCCGTGTCGACCGCATCATCACCTGCCCCGCTTGGACCCGCCTAAAACACATCTCTGCGCAGGAAGGCATGGTTGCTACGGGATACGAGAGACGCTTTAAAGAGTGGAG tcgtGTGTATCAGATGAGTAAGCTCTACTTGTTTGCTCCGTCTGCTGGTCTCTACACCTGCCCACTTGCTATGACTGATGGTGCTGCTAAAGTTATAGAg tctctggGGATGCCCGTCACAGAGGcgtttgaacgtctgacaactCGGGATGAGCAGAGATTCTGGACTTCAGGACAGTGGATGactgagagaaagggaggatcAGATgttg CAAATGGCACAGAGACGGTTGCCTGGCGACAAGAGGATGGGTGGTACCAGCTGTACGGCTTCAAATGGTTCACGTCTGCAACGGACGCTGACTTCACCCTCACACTGGCACGCACGCcg ggcaGTGGGGGCGTGTCTTTGTTCTGCGCGGAGGTGTGGCAGTCAGATGGAAGAACTAATGGAGTTGAGATCCAGAGACTGAAGAACAAACTGGGAACCAGACAAATGCCCACAGCTGAACTACTACTGGACGGAATGAGAGCCACactg ttgtCTAAGGAAGGGAGAGGTGTAGCCTCAATAGCCAACATGCTGACTCTCACTCGCATCCATAATACAGTGTCTGCTGTCGCTGTTATGAggag aataaCACAGCTGAGTAGAGATTACTCTACCAAACGTTCTGTGTTTGGAAAGCTACTGAAGGATCATTCTCTCCACATACAGACACTCACCAGActggag GTGGAAACACGAGCCGCCTTTCTTTTGATGATGGAGGTGTGTCGTCTATTGGGCAGAGAAGAGACTGGTGTTgctacagagagagacacacacctgctgcgtCTCCTAACGCCTGTAGCTAAACTTTACACTGGCAAACAg GCAGTTGCCGTAGTTTCGGAGGGGTTAGAAAGTTTTGGCGGTCAGGGTTACATAGAAGACACAGGACTACCTGGAATGCTGCGAgatgcacag gTTCTCAGTATATGGGAAGGCACCACTAATGTTCTCTCCCTGGATGTTCTCCGCTCAATTTCTAAATCCTCAGGCCTTGTGCTCGAAGCATTCTTCTCGGACGTGAAA GAGCGTCTACATGTTGCCAGCCCTGCTCTGGGTCCTGTGGTATTGCGCATCGGGGCGTCTCTCTCCAGCCTGGCTCAGTTCATCCACACTGCAGCGTCTCGGCCCCCAGCCAGCCTGGAACTCGCAGCACGGGACCTAGCATACAGCCTGGCCCGCATTTAcatgg GTGTTCTACTGGTTGATCATGCATCCTGGAAGGGagcctcacacacagacatatatgcTGCAgagag gtggtgtGAGCAGGATCTCTGTCCTGTGCTCAGTGGTGAGGCAAGAGGGGCTTACAGCTCAGAAAATCAAGCAAAGGACACCGATCTGCTTTATGAGGGTTTTGAGGACAAggcctga
- the LOC143484035 gene encoding acyl-CoA dehydrogenase family member 11 isoform X3, whose product MMVAQACLRGNRLLLHMLSRPLTRGSSSSVPFVQADSSPHELDSHSHAPFSRAVIGAFFQEQPILRNPFTQDALLRGYLRRHVPLQEVESDLTRFGQRVVDEIDELGRQSEQNPPQLQQYEAWGRRVDRIITCPAWTRLKHISAQEGMVATGYERRFKEWSRVYQMSKLYLFAPSAGLYTCPLAMTDGAAKVIESLGMPVTEAFERLTTRDEQRFWTSGQWMTERKGGSDVANGTETVAWRQEDGWYQLYGFKWFTSATDADFTLTLARTPGSGGVSLFCAEVWQSDGRTNGVEIQRLKNKLGTRQMPTAELLLDGMRATLLSKEGRGVASIANMLTLTRIHNTVSAVAVMRRITQLSRDYSTKRSVFGKLLKDHSLHIQTLTRLEVETRAAFLLMMEVCRLLGREETGVATERDTHLLRLLTPVAKLYTGKQAVAVVSEGLESFGGQGYIEDTGLPGMLRDAQVLSIWEGTTNVLSLDVLRSISKSSGLVLEAFFSDVKERLHVASPALGPVVLRIGASLSSLAQFIHTAASRPPASLELAARDLAYSLARIYMGVLLVDHASWKGASHTDIYAAERWCEQDLCVCSGGVSRTSVCVCVCVCSGGVSRTSVCVCVQVV is encoded by the exons ATGATGGTTGCTCAGGCATGTCTCCGTGGCAACCGGCTGCTTCTGCACATGCTCAGTAGGCCGTTAACACGGGGCAGTTCCTCCAGTGTTCCGTTTGTCCAGGCTGACTCCTCCCCCCACGAGCTGGACAGCCACTCACACGCACCCTTCTCACGGGCTGTCATCGGAGCCTTCTTCCAGGAACAGCCTATACTCAGAAATCCATTTACCCAGGATGCACTGCTCAGAGGATACCTGCGTAGACACGTGCCTTTGCag GAGGTGGAGTCTGATCTAACCCGGTTTGGCCAGCGTGTTGTTGATGAGATCGATGAGCTGGGGCGCCAGAGTGAGCAGAATCCCCCTCAGTTGCAGCAGTATGAGGCATGGGGTCGCCGTGTCGACCGCATCATCACCTGCCCCGCTTGGACCCGCCTAAAACACATCTCTGCGCAGGAAGGCATGGTTGCTACGGGATACGAGAGACGCTTTAAAGAGTGGAG tcgtGTGTATCAGATGAGTAAGCTCTACTTGTTTGCTCCGTCTGCTGGTCTCTACACCTGCCCACTTGCTATGACTGATGGTGCTGCTAAAGTTATAGAg tctctggGGATGCCCGTCACAGAGGcgtttgaacgtctgacaactCGGGATGAGCAGAGATTCTGGACTTCAGGACAGTGGATGactgagagaaagggaggatcAGATgttg CAAATGGCACAGAGACGGTTGCCTGGCGACAAGAGGATGGGTGGTACCAGCTGTACGGCTTCAAATGGTTCACGTCTGCAACGGACGCTGACTTCACCCTCACACTGGCACGCACGCcg ggcaGTGGGGGCGTGTCTTTGTTCTGCGCGGAGGTGTGGCAGTCAGATGGAAGAACTAATGGAGTTGAGATCCAGAGACTGAAGAACAAACTGGGAACCAGACAAATGCCCACAGCTGAACTACTACTGGACGGAATGAGAGCCACactg ttgtCTAAGGAAGGGAGAGGTGTAGCCTCAATAGCCAACATGCTGACTCTCACTCGCATCCATAATACAGTGTCTGCTGTCGCTGTTATGAggag aataaCACAGCTGAGTAGAGATTACTCTACCAAACGTTCTGTGTTTGGAAAGCTACTGAAGGATCATTCTCTCCACATACAGACACTCACCAGActggag GTGGAAACACGAGCCGCCTTTCTTTTGATGATGGAGGTGTGTCGTCTATTGGGCAGAGAAGAGACTGGTGTTgctacagagagagacacacacctgctgcgtCTCCTAACGCCTGTAGCTAAACTTTACACTGGCAAACAg GCAGTTGCCGTAGTTTCGGAGGGGTTAGAAAGTTTTGGCGGTCAGGGTTACATAGAAGACACAGGACTACCTGGAATGCTGCGAgatgcacag gTTCTCAGTATATGGGAAGGCACCACTAATGTTCTCTCCCTGGATGTTCTCCGCTCAATTTCTAAATCCTCAGGCCTTGTGCTCGAAGCATTCTTCTCGGACGTGAAA GAGCGTCTACATGTTGCCAGCCCTGCTCTGGGTCCTGTGGTATTGCGCATCGGGGCGTCTCTCTCCAGCCTGGCTCAGTTCATCCACACTGCAGCGTCTCGGCCCCCAGCCAGCCTGGAACTCGCAGCACGGGACCTAGCATACAGCCTGGCCCGCATTTAcatgg GTGTTCTACTGGTTGATCATGCATCCTGGAAGGGagcctcacacacagacatatatgcTGCAgagag gtggtgtGAGCAggacctctgtgtgtgttcaggtggtgtGAGCaggacctctgtgtgtgtgtgtgtgtgtgtgtgttcaggtggtgtGAGCaggacctctgtgtgtgtgtgtgttcaggtggtgtGA
- the LOC143484035 gene encoding acyl-CoA dehydrogenase family member 11 isoform X1, with translation MCRTSLHAWSCCAEFFCCQTTAEFQYDKKTVFHPHKAGDLVWLDDPAQHMNKPAPQWKGPFVILKWMDRDGSLGVTYEITDSKDQHSRRLLSLQTMMVAQACLRGNRLLLHMLSRPLTRGSSSSVPFVQADSSPHELDSHSHAPFSRAVIGAFFQEQPILRNPFTQDALLRGYLRRHVPLQEVESDLTRFGQRVVDEIDELGRQSEQNPPQLQQYEAWGRRVDRIITCPAWTRLKHISAQEGMVATGYERRFKEWSRVYQMSKLYLFAPSAGLYTCPLAMTDGAAKVIESLGMPVTEAFERLTTRDEQRFWTSGQWMTERKGGSDVANGTETVAWRQEDGWYQLYGFKWFTSATDADFTLTLARTPGSGGVSLFCAEVWQSDGRTNGVEIQRLKNKLGTRQMPTAELLLDGMRATLLSKEGRGVASIANMLTLTRIHNTVSAVAVMRRITQLSRDYSTKRSVFGKLLKDHSLHIQTLTRLEVETRAAFLLMMEVCRLLGREETGVATERDTHLLRLLTPVAKLYTGKQAVAVVSEGLESFGGQGYIEDTGLPGMLRDAQVLSIWEGTTNVLSLDVLRSISKSSGLVLEAFFSDVKERLHVASPALGPVVLRIGASLSSLAQFIHTAASRPPASLELAARDLAYSLARIYMGVLLVDHASWKGASHTDIYAAERWCEQDLCVCSGGVSRTSVCVCVCVCSGGVSRTSVCVCVQVV, from the exons ATGTGCAGGACCTCACTGCACGCTTGGAGCTGCTGCGCAGAATTCTTCTGCTGCCAAACAACAGCAGAATTCCAGTATGACAAGAAGACTGTGTTTCACCCTCACAAGGCCGGAGACTTGGTCTGGCTTGATGATCCAGCTCAACACATGAACAAGCCAGCTCCTCAATGGAAGGGACCATTTGTCATCCTCAAATGGATGGACAGAGATGGCAGCTTAGGTGTCACATATGAAATTACCGATTCCAAGGACCAGCATTCCAGACG gcttCTGTCTCTACAAACTATGATGGTTGCTCAGGCATGTCTCCGTGGCAACCGGCTGCTTCTGCACATGCTCAGTAGGCCGTTAACACGGGGCAGTTCCTCCAGTGTTCCGTTTGTCCAGGCTGACTCCTCCCCCCACGAGCTGGACAGCCACTCACACGCACCCTTCTCACGGGCTGTCATCGGAGCCTTCTTCCAGGAACAGCCTATACTCAGAAATCCATTTACCCAGGATGCACTGCTCAGAGGATACCTGCGTAGACACGTGCCTTTGCag GAGGTGGAGTCTGATCTAACCCGGTTTGGCCAGCGTGTTGTTGATGAGATCGATGAGCTGGGGCGCCAGAGTGAGCAGAATCCCCCTCAGTTGCAGCAGTATGAGGCATGGGGTCGCCGTGTCGACCGCATCATCACCTGCCCCGCTTGGACCCGCCTAAAACACATCTCTGCGCAGGAAGGCATGGTTGCTACGGGATACGAGAGACGCTTTAAAGAGTGGAG tcgtGTGTATCAGATGAGTAAGCTCTACTTGTTTGCTCCGTCTGCTGGTCTCTACACCTGCCCACTTGCTATGACTGATGGTGCTGCTAAAGTTATAGAg tctctggGGATGCCCGTCACAGAGGcgtttgaacgtctgacaactCGGGATGAGCAGAGATTCTGGACTTCAGGACAGTGGATGactgagagaaagggaggatcAGATgttg CAAATGGCACAGAGACGGTTGCCTGGCGACAAGAGGATGGGTGGTACCAGCTGTACGGCTTCAAATGGTTCACGTCTGCAACGGACGCTGACTTCACCCTCACACTGGCACGCACGCcg ggcaGTGGGGGCGTGTCTTTGTTCTGCGCGGAGGTGTGGCAGTCAGATGGAAGAACTAATGGAGTTGAGATCCAGAGACTGAAGAACAAACTGGGAACCAGACAAATGCCCACAGCTGAACTACTACTGGACGGAATGAGAGCCACactg ttgtCTAAGGAAGGGAGAGGTGTAGCCTCAATAGCCAACATGCTGACTCTCACTCGCATCCATAATACAGTGTCTGCTGTCGCTGTTATGAggag aataaCACAGCTGAGTAGAGATTACTCTACCAAACGTTCTGTGTTTGGAAAGCTACTGAAGGATCATTCTCTCCACATACAGACACTCACCAGActggag GTGGAAACACGAGCCGCCTTTCTTTTGATGATGGAGGTGTGTCGTCTATTGGGCAGAGAAGAGACTGGTGTTgctacagagagagacacacacctgctgcgtCTCCTAACGCCTGTAGCTAAACTTTACACTGGCAAACAg GCAGTTGCCGTAGTTTCGGAGGGGTTAGAAAGTTTTGGCGGTCAGGGTTACATAGAAGACACAGGACTACCTGGAATGCTGCGAgatgcacag gTTCTCAGTATATGGGAAGGCACCACTAATGTTCTCTCCCTGGATGTTCTCCGCTCAATTTCTAAATCCTCAGGCCTTGTGCTCGAAGCATTCTTCTCGGACGTGAAA GAGCGTCTACATGTTGCCAGCCCTGCTCTGGGTCCTGTGGTATTGCGCATCGGGGCGTCTCTCTCCAGCCTGGCTCAGTTCATCCACACTGCAGCGTCTCGGCCCCCAGCCAGCCTGGAACTCGCAGCACGGGACCTAGCATACAGCCTGGCCCGCATTTAcatgg GTGTTCTACTGGTTGATCATGCATCCTGGAAGGGagcctcacacacagacatatatgcTGCAgagag gtggtgtGAGCAggacctctgtgtgtgttcaggtggtgtGAGCaggacctctgtgtgtgtgtgtgtgtgtgtgtgttcaggtggtgtGAGCaggacctctgtgtgtgtgtgtgttcaggtggtgtGA